One genomic window of Corynebacterium pseudotuberculosis includes the following:
- a CDS encoding peptidoglycan D,D-transpeptidase FtsI family protein yields the protein MDRDKQLLFRLRGVMALAIIMIILLVARLAWVQLVWGPELSHRAEAQRSRTYIDSARRGEILDRSGNRIAYTMQARSLTASPKLLRKELRYTAQLKLQNSGEYSRLDSNAREKRIDEVVEDILNDYADQIPTIISDASATTSEVKSEQILKKLKADTNYEVLVRNVDPDIAEEISQNFHGIAADMQQIRQYPNGAVAENIVGKISQDGQGQFGFEAANDSLLSGIDGQKTLDVSANGQIIPGTTRDEVPATDGASVTLTLDLNLQSYVQQQLEQAVANSGAKSASAVVLDSETGKIMSMANSGTINPNGNIEKQLKNGKVFDNTAVSAPFEPGSVAKIITAAGVIEDGKTTPDEVLQVPGSIKMSGVTVKDAWEHGTVGYTTTGVFGKSSNVGTLMLAQRLGEERFNDLLHKFGVGHTTGVELPSESAGLLPDISQWSGGTFANLPIGQGMSLTLLQMAGIYQAMANKGERIEPRIVEKVVDSSGAEVAQPEPNKTRVVSADTARTVVDMFRAVIQKDPTGVQSGTGAGAGVEGYQISGKTGTAQQVDPNTGSYSNSNYWITFAGIAPADNPRYVIALMLDKPLRGVHGEGGQSAAPLFHDIASWLLDRDNVPLSRPMEGQLVLQAR from the coding sequence GTGGACAGAGATAAGCAGTTGCTTTTCCGTCTTCGCGGAGTGATGGCGCTTGCCATTATTATGATTATTCTCTTGGTCGCGCGCTTAGCATGGGTACAGCTTGTGTGGGGGCCAGAGCTTTCCCATCGGGCAGAAGCGCAGCGCTCGCGTACCTATATAGATAGTGCGCGGCGCGGTGAGATTCTGGATCGTTCAGGTAATCGGATTGCTTATACGATGCAGGCCCGTTCCTTGACTGCATCTCCTAAGCTTTTACGAAAAGAATTGCGTTATACAGCGCAGCTTAAGCTCCAAAATAGCGGGGAGTATTCCAGACTCGACAGTAATGCCAGGGAAAAGCGTATCGATGAAGTCGTGGAGGATATTCTGAATGACTATGCCGATCAAATTCCTACCATCATCAGTGATGCAAGTGCTACGACGTCCGAAGTAAAATCAGAACAGATCCTGAAAAAGCTAAAGGCTGATACTAATTACGAGGTTCTCGTACGCAACGTGGACCCAGATATCGCCGAGGAAATCTCCCAGAATTTTCATGGTATTGCTGCAGACATGCAACAGATTAGGCAATACCCTAATGGTGCCGTTGCGGAAAATATCGTGGGCAAGATCAGCCAAGATGGTCAAGGCCAATTTGGGTTTGAAGCTGCTAATGATTCTTTACTTTCTGGCATTGATGGGCAAAAAACTCTTGACGTTTCTGCTAATGGCCAGATTATCCCTGGTACAACTCGCGATGAGGTTCCTGCCACGGACGGGGCTTCAGTGACTTTGACTCTGGACTTGAATTTGCAGTCCTATGTACAGCAACAATTGGAGCAAGCTGTAGCTAACTCGGGTGCTAAATCTGCTTCTGCTGTGGTACTGGATTCTGAAACCGGAAAGATCATGTCGATGGCTAATTCCGGAACAATAAATCCAAATGGAAATATTGAAAAACAACTCAAAAACGGAAAAGTCTTTGATAATACTGCGGTATCGGCGCCCTTTGAACCGGGGTCGGTTGCAAAGATCATTACGGCAGCAGGCGTGATAGAGGACGGCAAAACCACGCCGGATGAGGTCCTCCAAGTTCCTGGCAGCATCAAAATGTCTGGAGTGACAGTAAAAGACGCATGGGAACACGGCACTGTCGGATATACCACCACAGGCGTATTCGGAAAATCATCCAACGTGGGCACCCTGATGTTGGCACAGCGTCTTGGCGAAGAACGATTTAATGATCTCCTCCATAAATTTGGCGTGGGGCACACTACAGGCGTGGAACTTCCTTCAGAATCTGCTGGACTTTTGCCAGACATTTCGCAATGGTCAGGTGGCACTTTTGCTAACCTTCCCATCGGTCAAGGCATGTCTTTGACGCTGCTGCAGATGGCAGGGATCTATCAGGCTATGGCAAACAAAGGGGAACGTATTGAGCCCCGAATTGTGGAAAAAGTTGTTGACTCAAGCGGAGCGGAAGTAGCTCAACCTGAGCCGAACAAGACGCGAGTAGTATCCGCTGACACTGCACGAACGGTAGTGGATATGTTTAGAGCTGTTATCCAGAAAGACCCCACGGGTGTCCAATCTGGTACCGGTGCTGGCGCAGGCGTGGAGGGGTATCAGATCTCTGGTAAGACCGGTACCGCGCAGCAAGTTGATCCCAATACTGGCTCATACTCAAACTCCAATTATTGGATTACGTTTGCAGGCATAGCTCCGGCGGATAATCCTCGTTATGTGATCGCATTGATGCTGGATAAACCATTGCGTGGTGTTCATGGTGAGGGTGGGCAGTCGGCAGCTCCCTTGTTCCACGATATTGCGTCGTGGTTGCTTGATCGCGACAACGTCCCTCTGTCACGACCAATGGAAGGCCAATTGGTTTTGCAAGCTCGTTAG
- a CDS encoding UDP-N-acetylmuramoyl-L-alanyl-D-glutamate--2,6-diaminopimelate ligase encodes MSGKEHASVTLGFLAALTGGELHGDKDIVIEEISLDSQELPQGGLFAALPGTRSHGAKYAQETQAAAILTDAAGAEILRESGDTRPRLVVENVRGILGTVSAEIYGRPSDSLQIIGITGTSGKTTTSYMLEAGLINAGKSVGLIGTTGTRINGVKIPTKLTTPEAPTLQKLFAQMLTQGVTHVVMEVSSHALSLGRVSATHFAAAGFTNLSQDHLDFHPTMEEYFEAKALLFDPASSVHTKKTVICIDEPWGLQMLERSGAEALSVSMASDTQADFVVSNLTVDAAGGQRFVVTHEDDEIAVDLPIPGAFNVANAALAIGLASSVGIDLDRFVAGLTAVSVPGRMERVNRGQDFLAIVDYAHKPAAVAAVLEAVRRQAAGRVAIVVGAGGDRDRSKRAIMGKESALRADLVIVTDDNPRSEDPALIREAILTGAQKAATTAEIREVGDRREAIKQAVAWAQPTDAVIIAGKGHEVGQLIQGINHHFDDKEELAIALEEIRDNS; translated from the coding sequence ATGAGTGGGAAAGAGCATGCCTCAGTAACGCTGGGTTTTCTGGCAGCGTTGACAGGTGGAGAACTCCACGGTGACAAGGATATTGTCATTGAGGAAATCAGTCTTGACTCCCAGGAGCTTCCCCAAGGAGGACTCTTTGCCGCGCTTCCGGGCACTCGCAGTCATGGCGCTAAGTATGCTCAAGAGACACAAGCAGCCGCGATTTTGACGGATGCTGCTGGAGCAGAGATTTTACGCGAGAGCGGCGATACCCGTCCGCGACTAGTGGTTGAGAACGTTCGAGGAATTCTAGGGACTGTTAGTGCTGAGATCTATGGACGTCCTTCAGACTCCTTGCAGATCATCGGTATTACTGGCACCAGCGGCAAAACTACAACGAGCTATATGCTTGAGGCCGGTTTGATCAATGCCGGAAAATCAGTTGGACTCATCGGAACTACAGGGACGCGGATCAATGGAGTAAAGATCCCCACTAAACTCACTACCCCTGAAGCTCCGACGCTACAAAAGCTATTCGCCCAGATGCTTACTCAGGGAGTAACTCATGTGGTGATGGAAGTTTCCAGCCACGCTTTGTCTCTAGGACGGGTGTCAGCTACGCATTTTGCTGCAGCTGGTTTTACTAATCTCTCCCAAGACCATCTGGATTTCCATCCGACGATGGAAGAATACTTTGAGGCAAAGGCCTTGCTCTTTGACCCTGCTTCCTCCGTGCACACAAAGAAGACAGTCATCTGCATAGACGAGCCGTGGGGGCTGCAGATGCTAGAGCGAAGCGGCGCGGAAGCCCTATCGGTTTCTATGGCTTCTGATACCCAAGCAGATTTTGTGGTCTCAAATCTTACCGTGGATGCTGCTGGCGGTCAGCGTTTTGTAGTGACACATGAAGATGATGAAATTGCCGTGGATCTGCCTATTCCCGGTGCTTTTAACGTGGCTAATGCAGCGCTTGCAATAGGTTTGGCTAGCAGCGTAGGCATCGATCTTGATCGTTTTGTTGCCGGTCTCACTGCAGTAAGCGTCCCTGGACGTATGGAGCGGGTAAACCGTGGCCAGGATTTTTTGGCCATCGTGGATTATGCGCATAAACCTGCGGCGGTGGCTGCGGTATTGGAGGCGGTTCGTCGTCAAGCAGCTGGACGCGTAGCAATAGTCGTGGGTGCTGGTGGTGATCGAGATAGAAGCAAGCGTGCAATTATGGGTAAAGAGTCTGCACTCAGAGCCGATTTAGTGATTGTTACTGACGATAATCCCCGCTCGGAAGACCCTGCACTTATCAGGGAAGCCATCCTAACTGGAGCCCAAAAAGCCGCAACAACTGCAGAAATCCGTGAGGTCGGAGATCGTCGAGAAGCGATAAAGCAAGCTGTGGCGTGGGCGCAACCCACTGATGCCGTCATTATTGCAGGCAAAGGGCACGAGGTAGGGCAGCTTATTCAAGGGATAAATCATCACTTTGATGACAAAGAAGAGCTGGCCATTGCACTCGAAGAGATAAGAGATAATAGCTAG
- a CDS encoding UDP-N-acetylmuramoyl-tripeptide--D-alanyl-D-alanine ligase: MIELSLGTIAEIVGGSLTSGTDPTALVTGSVEFDSRKVTAGGLFVALNGARVDGHDYAAKAVADGAVGCLLSRPVMDGMRPVPGVVVPPIPENERKRDSYATENDVDGAVAAVLRALGLIARHVIDILTQKGLVVVGVTGSAGKTSTKDMMATIFSAAGNTVAPPGSFNNEIGHPYTALKCTAETQFLISEMSARGIGHIAHLAAIAPPKIGVELNVGTAHVGEFGSQTAIAQAKGELVEALPENGEAVLNADDPLVAQMASRTRARVTSYSAVSTAAAVYATDITFDHNACARFRLHIEDENVHQITLLVAGEHQVSNALAAAAAAHAAGIDSETIAHSLNRHVGASAHRMSLVSCPRNITVIDDAYNANNESMRAGLSALVHTARSRGSSAWAVLGPMGELGRESQTVHAAIGAELKNIGVHGLIAVGENSDSRALATAAEKTGITTLVARTNLEAAHKLAPLLHADDVVLVKASNAFALWEVADELVTAISDQELRMKTHVNDQHEERNAAGE; the protein is encoded by the coding sequence ATGATTGAGTTGTCTTTGGGGACAATCGCCGAAATAGTCGGCGGGAGTCTTACCTCGGGCACCGATCCGACGGCGTTAGTGACGGGATCTGTTGAGTTTGATTCCCGTAAGGTTACTGCTGGTGGGCTATTTGTCGCGCTTAATGGTGCGCGCGTGGACGGTCATGATTATGCTGCGAAAGCAGTAGCAGATGGCGCCGTAGGTTGTCTTTTGTCCCGCCCCGTGATGGACGGTATGCGTCCCGTACCAGGTGTTGTGGTCCCTCCCATTCCAGAAAATGAACGTAAGCGTGACAGCTATGCCACAGAAAATGATGTCGATGGGGCAGTAGCAGCGGTATTGCGTGCGCTGGGCCTGATAGCTCGTCACGTTATAGATATCCTTACTCAGAAAGGCTTAGTAGTAGTAGGGGTAACGGGTTCCGCTGGAAAAACTTCCACCAAAGACATGATGGCCACGATCTTCTCTGCAGCAGGGAACACAGTTGCTCCTCCTGGGTCGTTTAACAACGAGATCGGCCATCCTTATACGGCCTTGAAATGCACCGCAGAAACTCAATTTCTTATTTCAGAAATGTCTGCGCGGGGGATAGGTCATATTGCGCATTTAGCCGCAATTGCTCCGCCCAAGATTGGTGTAGAACTCAACGTAGGAACTGCACACGTTGGGGAATTTGGGTCCCAAACCGCTATTGCTCAGGCTAAAGGCGAACTGGTAGAGGCATTGCCAGAAAACGGCGAGGCTGTGCTCAATGCGGATGACCCATTGGTTGCACAAATGGCGTCGCGGACTAGAGCGCGCGTGACTTCTTATTCTGCGGTGAGTACAGCAGCCGCCGTGTACGCAACGGATATCACCTTTGACCACAACGCATGCGCGCGCTTTAGGCTTCACATTGAAGACGAAAACGTACATCAGATTACGTTGTTAGTGGCGGGAGAGCATCAGGTATCTAATGCTCTTGCTGCCGCTGCAGCAGCACACGCCGCGGGAATAGATTCTGAAACGATTGCGCATTCCTTGAACCGACACGTGGGAGCCTCCGCACATAGAATGTCGCTCGTTTCTTGCCCTCGTAATATCACGGTGATTGATGATGCCTACAACGCTAACAACGAGTCCATGCGCGCCGGGCTATCTGCACTGGTGCATACTGCTCGGTCTCGAGGGAGCAGCGCTTGGGCAGTATTGGGACCGATGGGTGAACTAGGCCGAGAATCACAAACAGTCCATGCAGCAATCGGTGCTGAGCTTAAAAACATAGGTGTACACGGACTTATCGCAGTAGGCGAGAACTCCGACAGCCGCGCCTTAGCCACGGCCGCGGAAAAGACGGGTATAACTACTCTGGTTGCTCGCACTAACCTGGAAGCCGCGCATAAGCTTGCACCTTTGCTGCATGCGGATGACGTGGTGCTGGTCAAAGCATCTAATGCGTTTGCCCTTTGGGAAGTAGCAGATGAGCTGGTAACTGCGATATCCGATCAAGAGCTAAGAATGAAAACCCACGTGAACGATCAACATGAAGAACGAAATGCAGCAGGTGAATAA
- the mraY gene encoding phospho-N-acetylmuramoyl-pentapeptide-transferase has product MTQILISGAIGLLVSIFVTPMLIRRFSAEGLGQEIREDGPKSHLRKRGTPTMGGIAILVGITVAYLATAIYGEISGQGGFTVSGVLVLGLTLSLGGLGFADDFIKLYKGRNLGLNKKAKLVGQLAIALIFGGLVLGFPDENGLTPGSTHLSFLRDLDTVDLAVGPAIVGIGIFLVFIYILISAWSNAVNLTDGLDGLAAGSTAIVMGTYTLITFWQFRNACTAGAEPGCYDVRDPLDLAILAAAGLGACLGFLWWNAAPAKIFMGDTGSLALGGLVAGLSVASRTELLMVIVGALFVLEAASVVIQVIGFRTKGIRIFRMAPFHHHFENGGWAETTVVIRFWLIAALAALIGASAFYGEWLSLAGV; this is encoded by the coding sequence GTGACTCAAATCCTTATCTCCGGAGCCATTGGACTGCTGGTCTCCATATTTGTCACACCCATGTTGATTCGTCGTTTTAGCGCAGAGGGTTTGGGCCAAGAGATTCGCGAGGACGGCCCCAAGTCTCACTTGCGTAAACGGGGCACGCCGACGATGGGTGGCATTGCTATCTTGGTAGGGATCACGGTTGCTTACCTAGCGACTGCGATTTACGGGGAAATCAGCGGACAAGGTGGTTTCACTGTTTCCGGAGTTTTGGTGCTTGGTTTGACTCTGTCGCTTGGCGGACTCGGATTCGCAGATGACTTTATCAAGCTATACAAAGGTCGAAACCTAGGTTTGAACAAGAAGGCTAAGCTCGTGGGACAGCTAGCGATAGCTCTGATCTTTGGCGGTTTGGTCCTTGGGTTCCCCGATGAAAATGGTCTCACTCCTGGTTCCACGCACTTAAGCTTTTTGCGTGATCTAGACACCGTGGACCTAGCCGTGGGGCCCGCCATCGTGGGAATCGGGATCTTCTTGGTCTTTATCTACATTCTGATTTCCGCATGGTCCAATGCGGTGAACCTTACCGATGGGCTAGACGGGTTAGCAGCTGGCTCGACGGCGATAGTGATGGGAACATACACCCTGATCACTTTTTGGCAGTTCCGTAATGCATGCACAGCTGGTGCAGAACCCGGATGCTACGACGTACGCGACCCTCTGGATTTGGCGATTTTGGCGGCTGCAGGTTTAGGCGCGTGTTTGGGTTTCCTCTGGTGGAATGCGGCGCCGGCAAAAATCTTTATGGGAGATACCGGATCTTTAGCTCTCGGTGGCCTTGTTGCTGGGCTGTCAGTTGCCTCGCGTACCGAGCTCCTCATGGTGATCGTTGGTGCTCTATTCGTGCTTGAGGCCGCATCGGTTGTTATCCAGGTTATTGGTTTCCGGACTAAAGGGATCAGAATTTTCCGTATGGCTCCGTTCCATCATCACTTTGAAAACGGCGGGTGGGCAGAGACCACTGTTGTGATTCGTTTTTGGCTCATTGCCGCTCTCGCCGCCTTAATTGGGGCATCGGCGTTCTACGGTGAGTGGCTCTCATTGGCGGGAGTTTAA
- the murD gene encoding UDP-N-acetylmuramoyl-L-alanine--D-glutamate ligase: MKRLPQELHGRVLVTGAGVSGLGITALLKSLDVDVVVVDSGPDALEKIQVKTGAEVCLDVDIQLQDFSCVITSPGWSPDTPLLVQAKDLGIEVLGDVELAYRLDRAEVCGKPRQWLVVTGTNGKTTTTAMLEAMIKRAGFKAQAVGNIGVPVAEALNAPERIDVFVAELSSFQLHWSEQLVPDVGILLNLADDHIDWHGSFDSYAAAKAKVLQAPIAIAGVDNEHVAQILSTTKTQKLVEFTAAEPRAGQLGIRNKMIVDCAFADSLEIVSAEGIEPAGPAGVYDALAAAAAARAMGVCADTIAAALADFHVAGHRGQIVGNARGIVAIDNSKATNPHAAGTALASHESIVWVAGGQLKGSEIRDLVLEHSPRLKAVALLGVDAPIIAETVRELAPHAAIMVTENRKPREAMDEVVSWSVAHAAPGDAIILAPAAASLDMYSGMGQRGDMFAEAIARELHD, from the coding sequence ATGAAGAGACTTCCCCAGGAACTCCACGGACGTGTTCTTGTCACGGGCGCCGGGGTATCCGGGTTAGGAATCACAGCTCTTTTAAAGAGCCTAGATGTAGACGTGGTTGTCGTTGACTCCGGTCCAGATGCCTTAGAAAAAATCCAAGTTAAGACCGGGGCTGAGGTCTGCTTGGATGTGGATATTCAACTCCAAGATTTTTCATGCGTGATCACGTCACCTGGCTGGAGCCCCGACACACCGTTGTTGGTGCAGGCTAAGGACTTGGGGATTGAAGTCTTAGGTGACGTAGAACTAGCGTATCGCCTTGATCGCGCAGAAGTATGCGGGAAACCTCGCCAATGGCTGGTAGTAACCGGGACAAATGGGAAAACTACTACCACTGCGATGCTAGAAGCAATGATCAAACGCGCGGGCTTCAAGGCCCAGGCAGTGGGTAATATCGGGGTTCCAGTGGCAGAAGCGCTGAATGCTCCTGAGCGTATCGACGTCTTTGTGGCTGAACTTTCCAGCTTTCAGCTGCATTGGTCAGAGCAGCTTGTCCCCGATGTAGGTATCTTGTTAAATCTCGCAGATGACCATATTGATTGGCATGGGAGTTTTGATAGCTATGCTGCCGCCAAAGCGAAGGTTTTGCAAGCCCCTATCGCTATTGCCGGTGTAGACAACGAACATGTCGCGCAGATTCTAAGCACTACGAAGACACAGAAGCTCGTTGAATTTACTGCTGCTGAACCACGCGCGGGTCAACTAGGAATCCGCAATAAGATGATTGTGGATTGTGCCTTCGCAGACTCGCTGGAAATCGTATCGGCTGAGGGGATTGAACCAGCTGGTCCAGCAGGGGTTTATGATGCTCTTGCGGCGGCGGCAGCGGCTCGGGCTATGGGAGTTTGTGCAGACACGATCGCAGCGGCACTAGCGGACTTTCACGTAGCGGGGCATCGTGGTCAGATTGTGGGCAACGCACGCGGCATTGTGGCCATTGATAACTCAAAGGCCACAAACCCCCATGCTGCAGGCACTGCGCTGGCCAGCCATGAGTCGATTGTATGGGTTGCCGGGGGCCAGCTCAAAGGATCAGAGATCCGAGACCTTGTTCTTGAACATTCTCCTCGATTAAAAGCAGTAGCTTTACTCGGAGTTGATGCCCCGATTATCGCAGAAACAGTGCGGGAACTTGCTCCACATGCCGCTATTATGGTGACAGAGAACCGGAAACCTCGCGAGGCGATGGATGAAGTTGTCTCCTGGTCTGTGGCACATGCTGCGCCGGGGGATGCGATCATTCTGGCTCCTGCGGCGGCAAGCCTAGATATGTACAGCGGCATGGGACAACGCGGAGATATGTTTGCCGAGGCCATAGCGCGAGAACTTCACGATTAA
- a CDS encoding FtsW/RodA/SpoVE family cell cycle protein yields MTSTTAPQRNTGSPLRMIGDRISALFQRPLANYYIILSIVGLLVLSGILMVVASSMTWSLVEGSGVWGSAVKQMVMVVIGLTSMWVMLWLPPGVVRRFSYAAMLFTILLLVLVLIPGIGTGREEVGSQSWIVVGPLRLQPSEVARVMIAVWGAHFFSRPNAKPTGPWNDYIVYSVYSGVIACLIALEGDLGMTVTFSSVVIAMLFFAGVKKTYMFTAAATIVIGALGMVIGTSFRNDRFTVYFDALLGHFEDTADKAYQSYQGFLSLSDGSLTGVGIGQSRAKWFYLPEARNDFVFAVLGEEWGFVGGAIIIVLFACLLFFGMRTAAKNSNRFLALAAATLATGVSAQAFVNIGYVIGLLPVTGIQLPMISAGGTSAIITLASMGLLANCARHEPEAISAMQSYGRPPIDRLLGLKEPSLEGLSPKAPIFGNPADKSRFGERRMPPPPPKPQKSSSTATRGSKRESFHRSSYVVGDQRNTRGNQGLEWRENRARNTDPRYFSGTAEFGNRWASESNKYGAGSVGDRKRDRWSSQNSKDDRRRRR; encoded by the coding sequence ATGACAAGCACCACAGCACCACAACGAAACACCGGATCTCCACTTCGGATGATCGGTGATCGAATTAGCGCGCTGTTCCAGCGTCCGCTTGCTAACTACTACATCATTTTATCGATAGTCGGATTGCTTGTTCTTTCCGGAATTTTGATGGTAGTGGCCAGTTCAATGACGTGGTCCTTAGTGGAAGGCAGTGGCGTTTGGGGGTCTGCCGTCAAACAAATGGTCATGGTAGTAATTGGCCTGACCAGCATGTGGGTGATGTTGTGGTTGCCTCCAGGAGTGGTGCGAAGATTTTCTTATGCAGCCATGCTCTTTACAATTTTGCTTTTGGTCTTGGTTCTTATACCGGGGATCGGCACTGGCCGTGAAGAAGTAGGTTCGCAATCGTGGATCGTTGTGGGACCATTAAGGCTGCAGCCTTCAGAGGTTGCTCGTGTAATGATTGCGGTGTGGGGAGCGCACTTTTTTTCTCGTCCCAATGCTAAGCCGACCGGCCCATGGAATGATTACATCGTTTATTCGGTGTACTCAGGAGTGATCGCTTGTCTCATTGCGCTCGAAGGCGATTTGGGCATGACGGTTACCTTTTCTTCTGTGGTTATTGCGATGCTCTTTTTCGCGGGAGTGAAGAAGACTTATATGTTTACTGCGGCAGCCACCATCGTTATCGGAGCGTTGGGGATGGTAATCGGAACCAGTTTCCGAAACGACCGCTTCACCGTTTATTTTGATGCGTTGCTAGGGCATTTTGAAGACACTGCGGACAAAGCATATCAGTCCTATCAAGGCTTTCTTTCGCTTTCCGACGGTTCCCTCACCGGTGTAGGAATCGGGCAGTCACGTGCTAAATGGTTCTATCTACCAGAGGCTCGTAATGACTTTGTCTTTGCAGTTCTCGGAGAAGAATGGGGCTTTGTGGGCGGAGCGATTATCATCGTGCTGTTTGCTTGCTTACTTTTCTTTGGTATGCGCACAGCTGCAAAGAACTCCAATCGATTCTTAGCTCTTGCCGCTGCAACTTTGGCAACAGGCGTATCTGCACAAGCTTTTGTCAATATTGGGTACGTCATTGGTTTGCTCCCTGTGACTGGCATCCAGTTACCGATGATCTCAGCCGGTGGTACTTCAGCGATTATCACCTTGGCTTCTATGGGCCTGCTAGCCAATTGCGCGCGCCATGAGCCGGAGGCGATCTCAGCTATGCAGTCTTATGGGCGTCCTCCTATAGATCGTCTTCTTGGTTTGAAGGAACCAAGTTTGGAGGGACTTTCCCCCAAAGCTCCCATTTTTGGAAATCCCGCTGATAAAAGTCGTTTTGGGGAGCGCCGCATGCCGCCGCCGCCACCGAAGCCGCAGAAATCTTCCTCGACTGCTACTCGTGGCTCCAAGAGAGAGTCATTCCACCGTAGCTCTTACGTAGTGGGGGACCAACGTAATACGCGAGGCAATCAAGGTCTTGAGTGGCGGGAAAATAGGGCAAGAAACACTGATCCGCGTTATTTTTCTGGAACCGCAGAATTTGGAAATAGGTGGGCGTCGGAAAGCAATAAGTATGGCGCTGGTAGCGTCGGAGACCGTAAGCGGGACAGATGGTCTTCGCAGAACAGTAAAGACGATAGGCGTAGGAGACGGTAA
- the murG gene encoding undecaprenyldiphospho-muramoylpentapeptide beta-N-acetylglucosaminyltransferase, translating into MQSPHVVVAGGGTAGHIEPAMAVAEELRSRGANVIALGTSRGLEQTIVPARGFDLKLIDPVPVPRRLNTDLFKLPFRLIRTVKQTRDVLKAHDASVLIGFGGYVSAPGYLAAKTLGIPYIVHEANARSGMANKLGVRMGGLGLNAVAGSGMPGRVVGIPIRNTLKVSAEARERGLKLWGLDPNRKTVLVTGGSQGAVSINRAVAEGIDTLLSQGYQVLHSYGAKNVPPSAQEHYVPVPYIDDMAAAYSISDLIVCRAGAMTVAENTAAGIPAIYVPLPHGNGEQGLNAAEIVAAGGAILIDDQSFDGDAFATSAGKILGNPEIYRTMKDAVTQSHAGSAAAVIADIVYHIVKDHDAEHLPS; encoded by the coding sequence ATGCAATCCCCACACGTAGTAGTAGCAGGTGGCGGAACCGCGGGACACATCGAGCCGGCAATGGCGGTCGCAGAGGAATTACGAAGTCGCGGTGCTAATGTGATCGCGTTGGGGACGTCTAGGGGGCTGGAACAGACGATTGTTCCAGCACGAGGGTTCGACCTGAAGCTTATTGACCCTGTGCCTGTACCCCGTAGGCTTAATACAGATCTATTCAAACTTCCGTTTAGATTAATACGCACCGTAAAGCAAACTCGCGACGTACTCAAAGCGCATGATGCTTCCGTGCTTATTGGGTTTGGCGGGTATGTCTCTGCTCCCGGGTATCTTGCTGCCAAGACGCTGGGGATCCCTTATATTGTTCATGAGGCTAATGCTCGTTCGGGGATGGCCAATAAACTGGGCGTACGGATGGGCGGCTTGGGACTTAACGCGGTAGCCGGTTCCGGTATGCCTGGACGAGTCGTAGGAATCCCTATCCGTAACACGCTAAAAGTTAGCGCTGAGGCTCGGGAGCGCGGGCTAAAACTGTGGGGATTAGACCCTAATCGAAAGACTGTTTTGGTCACAGGCGGTTCGCAGGGAGCGGTCTCTATTAACCGAGCCGTGGCCGAGGGGATTGATACTTTACTTTCCCAGGGATATCAGGTTTTGCATTCTTATGGGGCTAAAAATGTCCCCCCTAGCGCGCAAGAGCATTATGTGCCGGTGCCGTATATCGATGATATGGCGGCAGCCTATTCGATCTCAGACCTCATCGTTTGTCGCGCCGGGGCAATGACTGTTGCGGAAAACACCGCTGCTGGTATTCCCGCAATATATGTTCCGTTACCTCACGGCAACGGTGAGCAAGGACTAAACGCAGCAGAAATAGTTGCGGCAGGTGGCGCTATTCTTATCGACGACCAGAGCTTTGACGGTGATGCGTTTGCTACCAGCGCGGGAAAAATTTTGGGTAACCCTGAGATATATCGCACGATGAAAGACGCCGTGACGCAGTCGCATGCTGGCAGCGCGGCTGCAGTTATTGCCGATATCGTTTATCACATTGTCAAAGACCACGATGCAGAGCATCTGCCTTCGTAG